From the genome of Vairimorpha necatrix chromosome 8, complete sequence:
aaaaacaaaattctttgcaagaaaaaaacaatcaaTACATTGAGATTTTATAGCCTTATTGTATAAAGATTTTAGCAGGTTCAATTCAAAAtcagatataaaaatatttttttgatttataaagCACGCATAAGCCATTCGTCGAATACGGGGGGGGGGTTTGTGCGATGATATATACGATGGGCAataattcatttatttagtAAATTATACAAGGAAGTTTGACGTATATATAACgctaaaaattatttaatgcATCACAAAActtaaatcatttttaaaattctacATCTTGGACGTGAAGCAAGTAAAATGCTTTCTGAGTaaacttataaataatttttatgctAACTAGTCAATGGTTGATATTTGGAACTGTATAATTTCatatatttgttattttacGCCAAGTCTTGTTGTTAAGCGATCAATTAAAGCGTTTTGTAACGTGatttattgtataaaattgttGTTAAACGGAAAGATGCATGAAATATGCAACAATATCTGGACAAATATAATCAACAAGTAGTATTTGATAAGCcatgaaattatttttaaaatttagatGAAGAATATTCAATGCTCTTAAAACGTCCATCGTTTGATAATAATACAATGAATTATGGGGATATGGAAATTATAAGAGATACGAAAGATACAGTTAAAAACGTGTCGTCGGTGAAAAATGTCTCTATTTAGCGGACAGCTATAGggatattttatatatgttgAAAAGAATATGTCATGTATTAGTGGGACATGgccatttttataataatattcaaaaatagtttttatcttaattatatttattgatgGTTTTGTTCTTTCTCATATATTCCATACCCTTCAAAGACAGACtttcttttatgttttatttttaattaattattcTTGGTCAACAATAAACACAAACATTGGCGTACTTACGAATGTAGTAACGACCATGCaacttttgtttgtttgtgtGACTCATCTTTTGGGGGTACTCTTGAAGCTCGACATACACTTTGACATATATGACAGATGATGTTTATGACATCTGCCCATGTGATGTTGTAATGTACATCAcagtatatatatattcacTGGTCAATGGGATATCGAAAAAAAAGTCACCACCGTTTTTGAAATTGTGCAAAAGTAACATGGGTGTTGATAAAAAGAACATTCTTTGCGCTAGTATGTGTGTTATTAGCTGGGTTAGTTATATTAATTGATTTAGATTTTTGTGAATATCATTTTAGATATCTCATGAATATTAACCGCCAATTGGAGGCCTTAGATTATCATACAGAGGCAATGCTGGTTATTTGGCATGACTGGATTCGAATATAGAgtgatataaattttctacaTTCTATAATGCAGTTGGAGCATTCAGACAATATGTAcgtttataaaatcattaatttgatttaaaaaatcagtGGGCGTATCACTCTAATGGGATTAACATCTAGTGTAGAAACGCTCTTtaaagacaaaaaaaacagtaTTGCCCTCGTAGTGACTTATAGCACACACTATTATCTATGGGCTAACCCCAGTATGGGCCATTGTTGGTGCACTCTGGGAGGACTTACAGATTTAATTAGTGTCCTAGGAGGGTTAGGTATAAAGAAGATCTCCTATGCCCCAACCTACAAGATCCTTAAACACGATAGCCAAAACTAGTGAAATACAAGTGTAATTTAGTCCAATAGATGCCAGCTATAAATGAGTTAGTGTAAAACCTCTACGGGTGAGATGTCGATTATTTGAGAGACTGCTGAGCTAGCATGATGATGCCTCTCCCCATGCTATTAAACCATGTCGATATAGTATATTTGCTTGTTGTAATTAGCGCGATTTTGGGAAacgaaaaaaattctattgGTGCCTAACTCCACTGGATAGGCTGAGCTTGATGATACTGTAGATTGTTtgctttaatttttgtgaCTAATAACTTAACGATGCATTGGATAAGAAGACTGACTAAATGTTGAATCCTATGTAAGATTTCTCTCTTCCTCTTAAgtgcaaagaaaaaataagcgCGATGAAAAATCGCAAAAAGACCTTGTTGTATTGGTTATGTATATTTAGCTTGGACTTTGGACTAATCGGCAATAAATATAgagtaaaaaatgtattaattATAAGGGTTGAATGTCAGTGTAATTTATCCAAATAATATGCGttatttagatatttttcgAATGATTGAGACATTTGTCATAAAGTTTAAGGCTTTTgtatattgatttttgaaatatcttttagttagataatattttatgtattgtttaaatgtaaaattatttcttatgCATTAACATGGGGCGGCATGGTTACCAAATACCATATCATGCATCGAAGAAGGCTtgatatacaaaaattccTCGAGCCGCGTATCCAATCTCTTGTTCTAAAGGAACTCTTAAAAGTATTTCTTCAACGATAGCCGATCAAAAGATCTCGGACGTGATGAGAAAGACGAAAGACGGTATGTAAATCATTTCTACTCACAAAGAAAAACATATGAAGATAGAAATAGAGCCATAGTATGTACAAGATgcataattaaataaaaatctatcATTTAtgatttcaattttatagtaTACGTAAAAGAATACATAAAACTAAGATTAAAAACTAAACAAACAtactatttattttttgagaTGTTCATTGATCCTAATGAGTTCATTGTATTTTGAAACCCGCTCCCCTCTGCACGGAGCACCggattttatataatctgCTCCGATACCTACTGCTAAATGACTGATAAAAGTGTCTTCTGTTTCCCCGCTTCTATGAGATACCATAATTTTCATCCCAAATTTTCTAGCGATATTAACAGCATTTAACGTTTCCAAGACGGAACCTATCTGGTTTGGCTTTACTAACAACACATTgcacaattttttttcgcCGGCTTGCTTTACTAGATTGATGTTTGTAACAGTAAGATCATCCCCTACAATATTCAAGCCTGAGGGAGCTGCTTTCGAAAAAATTTCCCAGCCTGTTGTATCATCCTCGCTGAAAGGATCTTCAATACTATATATATTTGGATGTTTTTGTATCAAATGCAAATAATATTCACATAATTCATTAGAAGTCATTTTGATTCCGtttaaatcatattttccatctttataaaaactatttGCTGCTACATCCATAGCTATTTTATAATCAGTAATACCACACAAAGTTCCAGtttcttttaaaagatCCATAGCTTCGTCCACATTTTTTAAGGGTGGCGCAAATCCTCCTTCATCTCCTACACTTGTATATGTACTACCATATCTTCTTATAatgacattttttaattcttgaTAGAACACACTGCCatattcaatatttttttcaatatccccagcattaaattttatcattatttcttgaattgaaaaattattaccCGAATGCATTCCTCcattcaaaatattaaaatgagGTACTGCCATATTTGCTACGTTTCCGTTGATTTGTGCAATATACTCAAACAATTGAAGATTATTAAGGTGTGCTGCTAATTTACACAAACTTAGAGATAAGGGCAAAATACTATTTACCCCGATATTCTGTTTATTATTGCTTTTATCTATTTCCAACATTATttcatcattttttaatgagtCTAAGAGATTTACAGTAGTCTCCATAAGTTTTGGAActattacattttttataatctgaTGTATATCGTCAATCGACTTTCCCCtatatttaattctatTGTCTTTTAAAACAATGCATTCATTTGATCCCACTGAAGCTCCAGCTGGGCAAGAtgatctaaaaatattatttttatatattatatccACTTCTGAAGTTGGATTTCCCCTACTATCTAAAATTGTTctacttttaaattttaaatctttaatatCCATAGAAATTaccttcttcttttttttttataagataaCTGACAAATAGATTTTGCttgttatattttgattttgacAAATAAGAACAGTTTTGTTGTATTTTAGTTTagacaaataaaatttttacattttacatatttttaatttgttttatttcaaCCGTATAAAATACGGtacattttaaaacatatacaatagaatttttttttataaaaaaaataaatttaaatctttaagTAAATTCTAGATATAGGAACAAACCCTTTTGAATTTTACTGTAAATATCAACTCTAAGCACTATGCATTACAAatgtttaatataaaagataggctattaataaaaacaaaatcacATTCTCATAAATGACCATACATGAATAATAGTGAATATTTTCCATGTACAAACTATTATTCgataatttataagaattaAAACTGACTTGAAATGATTTGTAGATGTATGTTTCATGTTAGATAATTTATAGccaattataaaataaaaaaaagaccaatatcattatataaattaacaaaaatttgtaaaatgaCAGTTAAATGCAAACTAGTACTTTGTACAAATGATAAATCATTATATGATATATCTGATgccataaaatatattctaaaaGGTTCCCTTTATATTCGTCCAGTTCCCCCTTCAACATtagtttaaatattttacccAAAGAGGGGTAAGAAGTAATAGaagaaagaataaaatcgcttaaaaaatattttaaatgttcTCCCTAGTGGTGGATACCACAACaagtattttaaagatGTTAAGCTattgtttttctttttcgATCGTGTATGACATATTTAGATTTGTAATATGATGACTACGTACAATCCTTCAGATAGATTATTTATTCACGTAAGTGCACTTTTCCCAAATCA
Proteins encoded in this window:
- a CDS encoding enolase, translating into MDIKDLKFKSRTILDSRGNPTSEVDIIYKNNIFRSSCPAGASVGSNECIVLKDNRIKYRGKSIDDIHQIIKNVIVPKLMETTVNLLDSLKNDEIMLEIDKSNNKQNIGVNSILPLSLSLCKLAAHLNNLQLFEYIAQINGNVANMAVPHFNILNGGMHSGNNFSIQEIMIKFNAGDIEKNIEYGSVFYQELKNVIIRRYGSTYTSVGDEGGFAPPLKNVDEAMDLLKETGTLCGITDYKIAMDVAANSFYKDGKYDLNGIKMTSNELCEYYLHLIQKHPNIYSIEDPFSEDDTTGWEIFSKAAPSGLNIVGDDLTVTNINLVKQAGEKKLCNVLLVKPNQIGSVLETLNAVNIARKFGMKIMVSHRSGETEDTFISHLAVGIGADYIKSGAPCRGERVSKYNELIRINEHLKK